The following are encoded together in the Poseidonibacter lekithochrous genome:
- a CDS encoding AAA family ATPase — protein sequence MNSHEKLKQLRDEIKKGVIGQEDMVSSILIGLLTNGHILLEGVPGLAKTTTVKAISDAIDLDFKRVQFTPDLLPSDIIGAQIYDMKTSEFKIKKGPIFTNLLLADEINRAPAKVQSALLEVMQERQVTIAENSFKVDSPFLVLATQNPIEQEGAYSLPEAQLDRFMFKIVVDYNNKEEEYEIAKKATMNSFETINKVLDKDSLEELKKEVLNIHIDKELEEYIVTIICATREPKDYGLEEIEEQIHFGASPRATIDMFKAVKASAYLRGNDYVSPLDISLVAKSILRHRIILSYEAQAQEINVDNLIQKILEKIDIP from the coding sequence TTGAATTCACATGAGAAGTTAAAGCAACTAAGAGATGAGATAAAAAAAGGTGTAATAGGTCAAGAAGATATGGTTAGTTCTATTTTAATAGGATTATTAACAAATGGACATATTTTACTTGAAGGTGTTCCAGGACTTGCAAAAACAACTACAGTAAAAGCTATTTCAGATGCTATTGATTTAGATTTTAAAAGAGTACAATTTACACCTGATTTATTACCAAGTGATATTATAGGGGCTCAAATCTATGATATGAAAACTAGTGAATTCAAAATCAAAAAAGGTCCTATCTTTACAAACTTACTTTTAGCAGACGAGATTAATAGAGCTCCTGCAAAAGTTCAATCAGCACTTCTTGAAGTTATGCAAGAGAGACAAGTAACTATTGCTGAGAATTCATTCAAAGTTGATTCTCCTTTTTTAGTATTAGCAACTCAAAATCCAATTGAACAAGAAGGTGCATATTCACTTCCTGAAGCTCAATTAGATAGATTTATGTTCAAAATTGTAGTTGATTATAATAATAAAGAAGAAGAGTATGAAATAGCAAAAAAAGCTACTATGAACTCTTTTGAAACAATAAATAAAGTTTTAGATAAAGATAGTTTAGAAGAGTTAAAAAAAGAAGTTTTAAATATTCATATTGATAAAGAACTTGAAGAGTATATTGTAACAATTATTTGTGCAACAAGAGAACCTAAAGATTATGGATTAGAAGAAATAGAAGAACAAATACATTTTGGAGCAAGTCCAAGAGCAACAATTGATATGTTTAAAGCTGTGAAGGCTAGTGCTTATTTAAGAGGGAATGATTATGTTTCGCCCCTTGATATTTCATTAGTTGCAAAAAGTATATTAAGACATAGAATTATTCTAAGTTATGAAGCTCAAGCCCAAGAAATTAATGTTGATAATTTAATACAAAAAATCTTAGAAAAAATTGATATTCCATAA